From the genome of Rathayibacter sp. VKM Ac-2804:
CCGCTGGTCGCGACGCGGCGGTAGGCCTCCTGGAACGCGGGCCAGTGGCCCTTCCAGCGGGTCGACGTCGTCCAGTCGTCGCGGGCGAAGAACATCACGTGCTCGGCCCACTCGAACGGCGAGAAGCCGGCGACCACGGGGCTGGTCGTGACGACGACGGGGCGCACGAGCTCCATCTCGTCGGCCAGCTTCGCGATCCCGCGGTCGTAGGCGCGGTACTCCTTCTCCAGGCCGGCGATGTCGGTCGGGTCGGAGCGGCGCAGGCGCAGCGGGGTGTGCAGGACGCGCTGCGGCGTCGACGGGAACTCGACCTCGCGGCCCAGGGCCCCGCGCACGAGCGTGGTCGGCAGGAAGCGGTACGGGTTCGCCACGATGAGGCGCCCGACCTGCGGGCTCTCCATCAGCGAGTGCAGGATGCGGTCCGGCGGGCGCATCATGCCGCGGCGGGCCGCGTCGGTGTACGTCTCGTAGGAGAAGGTGAAGACGACGTCGCGGACGAGGCCGTCCGCGGTCGGCTCGGGCGCGGCGGATCCGGGCGCTGTCGGTTCGGGCACGGCGTTCCTCACGCGAAGGTCCGGATGACGCGCGCGGGCACGCCGACGGCGACGGAGTAGTCGGGGACGTCCTCGCGGACGACGGCGTTCGCGCCGATCACGGCGCCGCGGCCCACCGTCACGCCGGGCATGATCACGGCGTTCTCGCCGAGCCAGGCGCCGCGGCCGATGCGGACCGGGGCGATCCGGTCGACGCCCTGATCGCGGATGAACCGCGTCGGGTCCTTGAAGCCGTGCGAGTGGTCCGAGATGTAGACGCCGCGGGCGATGCCGACGCCCTCCTCGATGACCACGCTCTGCACGGCGCTGATCGCGGTCATGTTCATCCGCACGCGGTCGCCGATGATCAGGGCAGGCGTGGGCGCGTCGTCGGTCGGGACCATCAGCATGCAGTTCGCGCTGATCAGCACGTTCTCGCCGATCGAGATCCGCTTGCCCTGGCCGGGTCCGATCCGGAAGGGCAGGCAGATCCGGGAACCCTTGCCGAAGCGGTGGAAACCGCCGGCGACCAGCTTGCTGAAGGCCAGATCGCGTGCTCGCTGCGCGAGGATCGCGAGATCCAGTCCGTTCAAGGCATCAACTCCAGGGATGTGCGGCGGGTGGGACGCCGGGGGTGGACGTCCTGAGCCTGGGGGGGTGTGGTGATCGCGCCCGGGGGTGAGGCGCGCGGGTGTGACCCACGATAGCGAGCGCCCCCTGTGCGCCACGAGTCCGTGCGGCTCGGATCCGCGGTGTTTACCCCGCGGAAACACGCTGTGGTCCGGAGCGGCGTGCTCGGAACGGGGGTGCTCACC
Proteins encoded in this window:
- a CDS encoding acyltransferase, whose amino-acid sequence is MNGLDLAILAQRARDLAFSKLVAGGFHRFGKGSRICLPFRIGPGQGKRISIGENVLISANCMLMVPTDDAPTPALIIGDRVRMNMTAISAVQSVVIEEGVGIARGVYISDHSHGFKDPTRFIRDQGVDRIAPVRIGRGAWLGENAVIMPGVTVGRGAVIGANAVVREDVPDYSVAVGVPARVIRTFA